The following proteins are co-located in the Vigna angularis cultivar LongXiaoDou No.4 chromosome 2, ASM1680809v1, whole genome shotgun sequence genome:
- the LOC108329513 gene encoding isopentenyl-diphosphate Delta-isomerase I: MAQSSIGFTLSQNLFKRNVAASVITHTPSIFRGYRSLPSFSFSQRRRRHHTPLSLSASFSSTTAMGETPATTADAGMDAVQRRLMFEDECILVDENDRVVGHDSKYNCHLMEKIEAENLLHRAFSVFLFNSKYELLLQQRSATKVTFPLVWTNTCCSHPLYRESELIEENALGVRNAAQRKLLDELGIPAEDVPVDQFTSLGRILYKAPSDGKWGEHELDYLLFIVRDVNVNPNPDEVADIKYVNRDQLKELLRKADAGEEGLKLSPWFRLVVDNFLFKWWDHLEQGTLGEIIDMKTIHKLT, from the exons ATGGCACAATCATCGATCGGTTTTACTCTGAGCCAGAACCTGTTTAAAAGGAACGTTGCAGCAAGCGTGATTACTCACACTCCTTCCATTTTCAGAGGATATCGttctcttccttctttctctttctctcagaGGAGAAGAAGACACCACacacctctctctctctccgcCTCCTTCTCCTCAACAACCGCCATGGGTGAAACTCCCGCCACCACCGCCGATGCCGGCATGGACGCCGTCCAGCGCCGCCTTATGTTTGAAGACGA ATGCATTTTGGTGGATGAGAATGACCGCGTGGTTGGTCACGATTCCAAATACAATT GTCACTTGATGGAGAAGATTGAGGCTGAAAATTTGCTGCATAGAGCTTTCAGTGTATTTCTGTTCAACTCAAAGTATGAGCTGCTGCTCCAG CAACGATCTGCAACCAAGGTAACATTCCCTCTTGTGTGGACAAACACCTGTTGCAGCCATCCACTGTACCGTGAATCTGAGCTGATTGAAGAGAATGCCCTTG GAGTAAGAAATGCAGCTCAGAGGAAGCTTTTGGATGAGCTCGGTATTCCTGCTGAAGATGTACCAGTTGATCAGTTCACCTCACTGGGTCGCATACTTTACAAGGCACCTTCTGATGGCAAATGGGGAGAGCATGAAC TGGACTATCTGCTTTTTATTGTCCGTGATGTTAACGTGAATCCCAATCCTGATGAAGTGGCTGATATCAAGTATGTGAACCGCGATCAGTTGAAGGAGCTGTTGAGGAAAGCCGATGCAGGAGAAGAAGGTCTGAAGCTGTCTCCATGGTTCAGACTAGTTGTGGACAATTTCTTATTCAAATGGTGGGACCATCTCGAGCAAGGAACTCTCGGTGAGATCATTGACATGAAGACCATTCACAAATTGACATAA